The following coding sequences are from one Gossypium hirsutum isolate 1008001.06 chromosome A12, Gossypium_hirsutum_v2.1, whole genome shotgun sequence window:
- the LOC107941349 gene encoding probable beta-1,4-xylosyltransferase IRX10: MRKCLWLWGLLFFALGFAWSITAERNPCTERISGSAGDVLEDDPVGRLKVYVYELPSKYNKKILQKDPRCLSHMFAAEIFMHRFLLSSPVQTLNPEGADWFYTPIYATCDLTPTGLPLPFKSPRMVRSAIQLISSSWPYWNRTEGADHFFVVPHDFGAYFHYQEEKAIERGILPILRRATLVQTFGQRNHVCLNEGSITIPPYAPPQKMRARQIPPDTPRSIFVYFRGLFCDVNNDPEGGYYARGARAAVWENFKSNPLFDISTEHPTTYYEDMQRAIFCLCPLGWAPWSPRLVEAIVFGCIPVIIADDTVLPFADAIPWEEIGVFVAEEDVPKLDKILTSIPSHVILRKQRLLANPSMKRAMLFPQPTLPGDAFHQILNGLARKLPHPKSVYLKPGEKILNWTAGPITDLKPW, encoded by the exons ATGAGGAAATGCTTGTGGTTGTGGGGTTTGCTTTTTTTTGCTTTGGGGTTCGCTTGGAGCATTACCGCTGAGCGCAATCCTTGCACTGAAAGAATTTCTG GAAGTGCAGGTGATGTGTTGGAAGATGATCCAGTAGGAAGGCTGAAAGTGTATGTATACGAGCTTCCAAGCAAATACAACAAGAAAATCCTTCAGAAAGACCCCAGATGTCTTTCACATATGTTTGCTGCTGAGATCTTCATGCACAGGTTTCTCTTGTCAAGTCCTGTTCAAACACTCAATCCAGAGGGAGCTGATTGGTTTTACACCCCTATATATGCAACTTGTGATCTTACACCCACTGGCTTGCCATTGCCCTTCAAGTCCCCACGGATGGTTAGAAGTGCAATACAGCTTATTTCCTCGAGCTGGCCTTACTGGAATAGAACAGAGGGGGCTGATCATTTCTTTGTTGTGCCCCATGATTTCGGAGCCTACTTTCACTATCAG GAAGAGAAAGCAATAGAGCGGGGGATCCTTCCAATCCTGCGGCGTGCTACGTTAGTTCAGACATTCGGGCAACGCAACCATGTGTGCTTGAATGAAGGTTCAATCACAATACCTCCTTACGCTCCCCCTCAAAAGATGCGGGCCCGCCAGATTCCACCAGATACTCCACGTTCTATTTTTGTCTACTTTCGCGGGTTGTTTTGTGACGTAAATAATGACCCTGAAGGTGGCTACTATGCAAG AGGTGCAAGGGCAGCTGTTTGGGAGAATTTTAAGAGCAATCCACTGTTTGACATCTCCACCGAGCATCCAACCACCTATTATGAGGATATGCAACGAGCTATATTCTGCTTGTGCCCACTTGGGTGGGCACCCTGGAGCCCTAGACTAGTGGAAGCTATAGTGTTTGGGTGCATTCCTGTCATCATAGCAGATGATACAGTTTTACCCTTTGCTGATGCTATCCCCTGGGAGGAAATCGGAGTGTTTGTTGCAGAAGAAGATGTTCCCAAGTTGGATAAAATTCTCACATCTATACCATCCCATGTAATCTTGAGGAAACAGAGGCTTCTTGCAAATCCTTCGATGAAGCGAGCCATGTTGTTTCCACAACCTACACTACCAGGAGATGCTTTCCATCAAATATTGAATGGCCTTGCTCGTAAATTGCCACACCCAAAGAGTGTTTACTTGAAGCCTGGTGAAAAGATTCTAAACTGGACCGCAGGACCAATCACTGATTTGAAACCTTGGTGA
- the LOC107941348 gene encoding sterol 14-demethylase isoform X1 has protein sequence MEVNDKLLNTGILIVATLVVAKLISFLIMPRSKKRVPPAVKTWPVIGGLLRFMKGPIVMLREEYPKLGSVFTLNLFNKKITFLIGPEVSSHFFKASESDLSQQEVYQFNVPTFGPGVVFDVDYTIRQEQFRFFTEALRVNKLKGYVDQMVTEAEDYFSKWGDSGEVDLKYELEHLIILTASRCLLGQEVRNKLFDDVSALFHDLDNGMLPISVIFPYLPIPAHRRRDRARKKLAGIFANIIASRKSAGKSENDMLQCFIESKYKDGRPTTEAEVTGLLIAALFAGQHTSSITSTWTGAYLLRHKEFLSAVIEEQKQIMQKHGSKVDHDILSEMDTLYRCIKEALRLHPPLIMLLRSSHSDFSVKTRDGKEYDIPKGHIVATSPAFANRLPYIYKDPDTYDPDRFSVGREEDKVAGAFSYISFGGGRHGCLGEPFAYLQIKAIWSHLLRNFELELVSPFPEIDWNAMVVGVKGKVMVRYKRRQLSVN, from the exons ATGGAGGTTAACGACAAGCTTTTGAACACGGGTATTCTCATAGTAGCCACCCTAGTAGTGGCCAAGCTCATATCTTTCCTCATAATGCCTAGATCTAAGAAACGGGTTCCACCAGCAGTCAAAACCTGGCCGGTAATCGGTGGGCTCCTTCGATTCATGAAAGGGCCTATCGTGATGCTCCGGGAGGAATACCCGAAGCTTGGCAGTGTTTTCACATTGAACTTGTTTAACAAGAAGATAACTTTCTTGATTGGGCCTGAGGTTTCATCACACTTCTTTAAGGCTTCAGAATCAGACCTCAGCCAACAGGAGGTCTATCAGTTCAATGTGCCAACCTTCGGTCCTGGTGTGGTTTTTGATGTGGATTACACTATAAGGCAAGAGCAGTTCCGGTTCTTTACAGAGGCCCTTAGAGTTAATAAACTTAAGGGTTATGTTGATCAGATGGTTACAGAAGCTGAG GACTACTTCTCAAAATGGGGGGATAGTGGTGAGGTGGACCTTAAGTATGAATTGGAGCATCTCATCATCTTGACTGCTAGTAGGTGTCTCTTGGGTCAAGAAGTACGTAATAAACTTTTTGATGATGTTTCTGCACTCTTCCATGATCTTGACAATGGCATGCTCCCTATCAGTGTTATTTTCCCTTACCTGCCCATCCCTGCTCATCGCCGCCGTGACCGAGCTCGAAAGAAACTTGCAGGAATCTTTGCAAATATCATAGCTTCCCGTAAAAGTGCTGGCAAGTCAGAGAATGACATGTTGCAATGTTTCATTGAATCTAAGTATAAAGATGGTCGCCCAACTACCGAGGCTGAAGTAACTGGCTTACTGATTGCTGCGCTCTTTGCCGGACAGCATACCAGTTCTATCACCTCTACTTGGACTGGTGCCTATCTCCTTCGTCACAAGGAGTTCCTATCTGCTGTGATTGAGGAGCAGAAGCAAATAATGCAAAAGCATGGAAGCAAGGTTGATCATGATATCTTATCTGAGATGGACACCTTGTATCGGTGCATTAAGGAAGCTCTGAGACTTCACCCTCCACTGATTATGCTTCTACGTAGTTCACACAGTGATTTTAGTGTAAAAACGCGAGATGGGAAAGAATATGACATCCCAAAGGGTCACATCGTTGCAACATCTCCAGCATTTGCCAACAGGCTTCCTTACATTTACAAGGATCCTGACACATATGATCCTGATAGATTCTCTGTTGGGAGGGAAGAAGACAAGGTAGCTGGGGCTTTCTCATATATTTCCTTTGGAGGTGGCAGGCATGGTTGCCTTGGTGAACCATTTGCTTACCTTCAGATAAAGGCTATATGGAGCCATTTGTTGAGGAACTTTGAATTGGAGCTTGTGTCACCGTTTCCTGAGATTGACTGGAATGCTATGGTGGTTGGTGTGAAAGGAAAGGTGATGGTTCGTTACAAGCGGCGACAGCTTTCTGTTAATTAG